One Saccharomycodes ludwigii strain NBRC 1722 chromosome VI, whole genome shotgun sequence DNA segment encodes these proteins:
- the SPP41 gene encoding Spp41p (similar to Saccharomyces cerevisiae YDR464W | SPP41 | Suppressor of PrP4) — protein MSDLEQTNKDQQNADEELNINALVENLLLSDNDKQNTLQKHNNEIINENLKQNDIKKNTKQIGGNDDVLELASIVSHAMQTIQHENSDTHDVDMNVDTHNENIESVSTSDRTDNNNHDESNPVQNENQEQEWAHILQQGLLQHQHENEETTQNTKNSSNEHTTRFDTINDFVDDEDVIFGNAILSSLRNMEQQERVNEPQNTKKNDLEHSNFNSIETGKNGKNKKKKSKKKSKNSETQKKAKSRKPKSKEDVATVQQQKSKTEKEVSNDVNDLTDTQDLVAATLKAFESQIMQTEDTNSNTTETAPVKKYSKTNKTSAGLTDENVSALPKKQKKKETASKASRKSKKKETPKKVNSEMVSTDDILGGDDLFSKQLQDIIHSVVNSTLQDMPTTKKKVSRKKSTIESSDSLKEKKKRKEPKNIGSKSKKTSNKRKGSVSTQETDFDIGQIMQDAMKLAFKDSSSSSATVATKIPTPVTKVSTLEKPTTKTKNKKTGKKKTKQIPNELGINISGILDSTMTNKEKEAAALKKKANAKLLKKIPLIPMTTSISLHSNYQKRKSILSGKKENDIKSTSTDTNVVNINKPALIPRQIPYHPVSSLSQYFRPHGDSFTIDKKKTSTKTTKEKKGKQLNDNSKNNKGLSGEWILSDIDTTKTKGTKEKDSGKKTDLQSKETVDMQVENRIIPYVPPATITSSMPNDMPTMDMYASVIDTDLQNILSEHGKTKSIENLGENATISVPSKTKKKKDYRTSRKKNKSTLLGTDFIRLQENVPKVVTAEEERKKLKKCYHKCAKEVAHISSKKLTKWRVEEREKRNLLRAKERETRRQRRELLKKEKTRIETNLEEIVAKGPPYPVYLKLKKNGEPKKPYRRYNDEEIAKREQMKKDGFLDELGRKIYKRKGDKKTKGLSHMTKKQMDSMLDPTKKTSIHKEKILLHPPWIIPEHPPYALPMVKRNVKLVVSRPKTAQESHVKSSKKTKRTSNDDTSKKLAKKYNIPKKMTYAAIQSISSLLPLLSMLPPEMTPVANALKTVIAARAAVAIAKTQKDKAIVNNQISNIIKQAKTTIVKVLAEQQLKKQKMKKSQQVGREENQDQNQQDDDAAELNNISNNAIVVSNFAPSSLTGLSSNVLLSTNSRLNLNGLKKLELKKKKKRKRLDISKSEDQQTALNAEPGKIVDDNLELKHGKVVLQVTAENSVTDSSVGVLQSNANQEDEFVTKSTINKDNDNDIDKFDKAFIEVPTDPLLIAESNKDIMEPTSDNDIAEVENNKDDNSSKDITENNYNAVIEDQNEAINGSYDNLKDTDDADKIEIFNTTVQGDFSGDTGHKQVVNKENEALIEKGKDKETTSVDNHTDTDLVNRTTNETKKLQLSLDETNGIDTLLLPSDETTNKNESTVKEDDNQGFIKEEKISHLVTAIFQRITEPLEKHLEKEKEEINTRKRKIPLRSQNKINMDDVVIPTRQHDFIPARKKRRLTSISMIEDDKESIGNFIEIQNDNTNMESKVSMTSNNYDHLSENHLIKMERDNIKGIEVLDGDRSNDGHVQKIIKTESRPKLSTTAIYRIKQEQRNMKFFNFKVVLPKKRIDGSPLKRIPIFNRLKGKLSDKEIAILKREVTTERKRRWRMDKAIKMQKGLSETHSSNKTGIVVENSRSANDIHTGTTPDSVGNNTADDAKGKYCEQKDISDDDKSKENNGEDASLKIVDPIILEDSKKNEGDTNCVSNTTRDNGLEGKEIRDTAPALNITKSKGTKNTSSKVTKQVYEGITAVSDEEVLSLVCFLYNREDVVKQVVKEVEEEAKIPSASGAKSKKRIKVEKEGEQVSKKIKISRRGRPRKIKIEDVNSTNDASSENKSTDLKQDFASITSDLSKEKEQSDENQDDNVNSSSNVTDKQQAIHPSDAQSASGASSTISSNISASPTPLRLNKRIFARPSYT, from the coding sequence atgtcagATTTGgaacaaacaaataaagatCAGCAAAATGCTGATGAAGAACTAAATATCAACGCGTTAGTAGAAAATCTACTGTTGagtgataatgataaacaaaatactCTCCAGAAACATAATAATGAGATTATCAATGAAAATCTTAAACaaaatgatataaaaaaaaatactaaacAGATCGGTGGCAATGACGATGTTTTAGAATTAGCCTCCATAGTGAGCCATGCCATGCAGACTATTCAGCACGAAAATAGTGATACTCATGATGTTGATATGAACGTTGATACtcataatgaaaatatagaATCTGTTTCTACAAGTGATAGGACCGACAATAACAACCACGATGAGAGCAATCCCGTACAAAATGAAAATCAAGAACAGGAATGGGCACATATATTACAACAAGGATTATTGCAACACCAGCACGAGAATGAAGAAACTACACAGAATACCAAAAACAGTAGCAATGAACATACTACTCGTTTTGATACTATAAACGATTttgttgatgatgaagatgttatttttggaaatgCCATTTTATCCTCATTAAGAAATATGGAACAACAAGAAAGAGTCAACGAACCTCAAAATACTAAGAAGAACGACCTTGAACATTCGAATTTCAATAGCATAGAAACAGgaaaaaatggtaaaaataaaaagaaaaaatccAAGAAAAAGAGTAAAAACAGTGAAACACAGAAAAAGGCCAAAAGCAGAAAACCAAAAAGTAAAGAAGATGTCGCTACAGTTCAGCAACAAAAAAGCAAAACAGAGAAAGAAGTCAGCAATGATGTAAATGATCTTACTGATACTCAAGACCTAGTGGCTGCCACTTTAAAAGCATTTGAAAGTCAAATAATGCAGACGGAGGATACTAATAGCAATACAACAGAAACAGCCCCTGTAAAGAAATATTCCAAGACAAATAAAACTTCCGCAGGACTCACTGATGAAAATGTATCTGCTCTACcgaagaaacaaaaaaagaaagagacaGCTTCTAAGGCTTCAAGGaaatcaaagaaaaaggaaactCCCAAAAAGGTAAATTCTGAAATGGTCTCAACAGATGATATATTAGGCGGTGATGACCTATTTTCTAAACAACTACAGGATATTATTCATAGTGTTGTCAATAGTACTTTGCAGGATATGCCCactaccaaaaaaaaagtttctcGAAAAAAATCTACTATTGAGAGTTCAGATAgtttaaaggaaaaaaagaaaaggaaagagccaaaaaatattggcaGCAAGTCTAAAAAGACttctaataaaagaaaaggatcCGTTTCTACTCAAGAAACTGATTTTGATATTGGCCAAATCATGCAGGATGCAATGAAATTGGCATTTAAAgattcttcttcatcttctgCTACCGTAGCAACAAAGATACCAACACCGGTGACAAAAGTTTCAACTTTAGAAAAACCCACTactaaaactaaaaataaaaaaactgggaagaaaaagacaaaacAGATTCCAAACGAATTGGGAATTAACATTTCTGGTATTTTGGATTCTACCATGacaaataaagaaaaagaggcAGCTGcattaaagaagaaagcCAATGCAAAATTGTTAAAGAAAATCCCCCTAATTCCAATGACTACTTCTATAAGCTTACATTctaattatcaaaaaagaaaaagtatatTAAGTGGTAAAAAGGAGAATGATATTAAGTCAACATCCACTGACACTAATGTTGTAAACATCAATAAGCCTGCTTTAATTCCTAGACAAATTCCATATCATCCTGTTAGTAGTTTATCGCAATATTTTAGGCCTCATGGAGACTCATTTACAAttgataagaaaaaaacgtCTAcgaaaacaacaaaagaaaagaaaggtAAACAGCTTAACGATAAttctaaaaacaataagGGTCTATCCGGTGAATGGATTTTGAGTGATATTGACACAACAAAGACAAAAGGCACGAAGGAAAAGGATtctggaaaaaaaactgatCTTCAATCGAAAGAAACAGTTGACATGCAAGTGGAAAACAGAATTATACCTTATGTACCGCCGGCTACAATTACATCTTCTATGCCAAACGACATGCCAACTATGGATATGTATGCATCAGTTATCGATACAGATCTACAAAATATCCTTTCAGAACATGGCAAAACTAAATCGATCGAAAATCTTGGAGAGAATGCTACAATTTCAGTTCCATCGAAaacaaagaagaaaaaagattacAGAACTAGTAGAAAGAAGAATAAGTCTACTTTGCTTGGTACTGATTTTATTAGGCTTCAGGAAAATGTACCTAAAGTTGTAACTGCTGAAGAAGAGCggaaaaaactaaaaaaatgcTATCACAAATGTGCTAAGGAAGTGGCACATATATCGAGTAAAAAACTAACTAAGTGGAGAGTTGaggaaagagaaaaacGCAACTTGTTGAGAGCCAAAGAACGTGAAACCAGAAGGCAACGTAGAgagttattaaaaaaggagaaaacAAGAATCGAAACAAATTTGGAGGAAATTGTGGCCAAAGGACCACCTTATCCAGTTTATTTAAagctgaaaaaaaatggcgAACCGAAAAAACCGTATAGGAGATATAACGATGAAGAAATCGCAAAACGGGAGCAAATGAAAAAGGATGGCTTTTTAGATGAGTTGGGAAGAAAGATTTACAAACGTAAGGGAGACAAAAAAACCAAAGGGTTGAGCCATATGACCAAAAAACAGATGGACTCGATGCTAGACCCAACCAAGAAAACCTCAATTCATAAGGAAAAGATTCTGTTGCATCCCCCTTGGATAATTCCTGAACATCCCCCATATGCGTTGCCCATGGTTAAAAGAAATGTAAAACTTGTCGTGTCAAGACCTAAAACTGCACAAGAAAGCCATGTCAAATCTTCCAAAAAAACCAAGAGGACAAGCAACGATGATACCTCCAAAAAGTTGgctaaaaaatataatattccAAAAAAGATGACTTATGCGGCTATTCAGTCCATTTCTTCCTTATTGCCCTTATTATCCATGCTACCCCCTGAAATGACGCCCGTTGCCAATGCTTTAAAGACTGTAATTGCTGCTAGGGCTGCTGTGGCCATTGCCAAGACCCAAAAGGACAAGGCAATTGTCAATAATCAAATATCCAATATTATCAAACAAGCTAAAACAACCATTGTAAAAGTGTTGGCTGAACagcaattaaaaaaacaaaaaatgaaaaaatcgCAACAAGTGGGAAGGGAGGAGAATCAAGATCAGAATCAACAGGATGACGATGCTGCTgaattgaataatattagCAATAATGCTATTGTAGTCTCAAATTTTGCACCCTCTTCTCTTACAGGATTATCATCGAATGTTTTATTAAGCACCAATTCGCGGTTAAACTTAAATGGGTTGAAAAAACTTgagctaaaaaaaaaaaaaaaaaggaagcgGCTTGATATTTCCAAATCTGAAGATCAACAGACAGCGTTAAATGCTGAACCTGGGAAGATTGTGGATGATAATCTTGAATTGAAACATGGAAAGGTTGTTTTGCAGGTTACAGCTGAGAATTCTGTGACTGACAGTTCAGTGGGTGTGTTACAAAGTAATGCTAATCAAGAAGATGAATTTGTTACTAAAAGTACTATAAATAAAgacaatgataatgatatcGATAAGTTCGACAAAGCTTTTATTGAAGTTCCAACCGATCCATTGTTGATTGCTGAGAGCAATAAGGATATTATGGAACCGACCAGCGATAATGACATAGCCGAAGTAGAAAACAATAAGGACGATAACTCTTCCAAGGATATTACTGAGAATAACTACAATGCTGTTATTGAAGATCAGAATGAAGCTATTAATGGAAGTTATGacaatttaaaagataCTGATGATGCAGACAAgattgaaatttttaatactacTGTTCAAGGAGACTTTAGTGGAGATACTGGACATAAACAAGTTGTcaacaaagaaaatgagGCGTTAATagagaaaggaaaagataAGGAGACAACTTCTGTTGATAACCACACTGATACTGATCTAGTTAATAGAACAACCAATGAAACCAAGAAATTACAGCTTTCTTTGGATGAAACTAATGGAATTGACACATTGCTGCTTCCATCCGATGAAACtaccaataaaaatgaaagtaCGGTGAAGGAAGATGATAACCAGGGTTttattaaagaagaaaaaatttcacATTTAGTTACTGCTATTTTCCAAAGAATTACAGAACCATTGGAAAAACATCTTGAGAAGGAAAAGGAGGAAATTAATactagaaaaagaaagatcCCACTTAGATctcaaaacaaaattaatatgGATGACGTTGTTATTCCTACAAGGCAACATGATTTTATACCCGCAAGGAAGAAACGTAGGTTGACTAGTATTAGTATGATAGAAGACGACAAAGAAAGTATTGGgaattttattgaaatacAGAATGACAACACGAATATGGAAAGTAAAGTTAGCATGACCTCCAACAACTATGACCATCTCAGTGAAAAtcatttaattaaaatggAAAGGGATAATATTAAAGGCATAGAGGTGCTTGATGGTGATCGGTCAAATGATGGCCACGTGCAAAAGATAATCAAAACCGAATCTAGACCTAAGCTAAGTACAACTGCAATTTATAGGATCAAACAAGAGCAAAGAAATatgaaatttttcaattttaaggTTGTTTTACCAAAGAAACGTATTGATGGATCACCTTTGAAACGTATACCCATATTTAACAGATTAAAGGGCAAGCTATCGGATAAGGAAATTgctatattaaaaagagaagTGACTactgaaagaaaaagacgTTGGAGAATGGATAAAGCGATTAAAATGCAAAAAGGACTTTCCGAAACCCATAGCAGTAATAAAACTGGTATTGTGGTGGAAAATTCTCGGAGTGCTAATGATATTCACACTGGTACCACACCAGATAGTGTTGGGAATAATACAGCTGATGATGCTAAAGGAAAGTATTGTGAGCAAAAAGACATTAGTGATGATGACAAGtctaaagaaaataacGGTGAGGACGCCTCGTTAAAAATCGTTGATCCGATTATTCTTGAagatagtaaaaaaaatgaaggGGATACAAATTGCGTTAGCAACACCACAAGAGATAATGGTTtagaaggaaaagaaattcGGGACACTGCCCCAGCTCTGAACATTACTAAGAGCAAGGGTACTAAGAACACCTCTAGTAAGGTAACTAAACAAGTGTATGAAGGTATTACAGCTGTTAGTGACGAAGAAGTGTTAAGTTTAGTATGTTTTTTGTATAACCGGGAAGATGTCGTCAAACAGGTAGTTAAAGAAGTGGAAGAGGAGGCTAAAATACCTTCTGCTTCAGGGGCCAAATCAAAGAAACGTATTaaagttgaaaaagaaggagaaCAAGTTAgcaaaaagataaaaattagCAGAAGGGGAAGGCCaaggaaaattaaaattgaagaTGTTAACAGCACCAATGATGCAAGCAGCGAAAATAAGAGCACTGATTTGAAACAAGATTTTGCGTCCATTACCTCTGATTTatctaaagaaaaagagcaAAGTGATGAAAACCAAGATGATAATGTTAATAGTTCAAGCAACGTAACTGATAAACAGCAGGCTATTCATCCAAGCGAT
- the YMD8 gene encoding Ymd8p (similar to Saccharomyces cerevisiae YML038C | YMD8 | putative nucleotide sugar transporter) codes for MTIIAPVNSQQPMVSKASFTPFSIISRHRKLLSLIAGWYFCSISLSLYNKWMFDPEKGLKLPYPIFITSIHQFLLWGFSWLYINVWYNKKYRNRNSVNSFALRNNNLDANMSIKGNNRFTNVTNYSNSNNTATTSNNNNNNNNSNNNNNNVGNNEMNNPQSIQTTIIKVEKEDKEALQKDTNANKSAITEEILEDEESPYMAQEDDRHIVTSNITWGHYFKYLVPTALASAGDIGFGNLSFKYVPLTIYTIVKSSSIAFVLIIGCLTGVEKFHWKLGTVVLLMFLGVVLMAFKPDNLTDTNDGFTIGVFLVLLSSMLSGLRWVYTQIILKKRDALKAVSFSSSSSSSPSSSSSSSTTNTTATKITKRDKKENPIFTIYRLAPIMGGTLIITSLLFETPDFHKICEILFTLNTGKLTLRHFIKGCIMLAFPGIQVFFMTICEFGILQIAYVLTLSIAGILKELLTILISMILLDEHLNGLYNWLGMFIVLGDLCYYNWYRYTETKNTVDTINSSDNDDDGNYEIYNEPLYNEEVELISSARGIAMNNTREVFMDDGGV; via the coding sequence ATGACAATAATAGCACCAGTTAATTCTCAACAACCTATGGTATCTAAAGCCTCTTTCACTCCTTTTAGTATCATCTCTAGACACAGAaagttattatcattaatagCAGGATGGTACTTTTGTTCAATTTCTTTATCATTATATAATAAGTGGATGTTTGATCCGGAAAAAGGGTTGAAATTACCGTAtcctatttttattactagtatccatcaatttttattatgggGGTTTAGTTGGCTGTATATTAATGTATggtataataaaaagtacAGAAATAGAAATTCAGTCAATAGTTTTGCATTAAGGAACAATAATTTAGATGCTAATATGAGTATTAAAGGTAATAACAGATTTACCAATGTTACCAATTATtctaatagtaataatactgcCACTACcagcaacaataacaataacaataacaatagcaataacaataacaacaacgtTGGTAATAATGAAATGAACAACCCGCAGAGCATACAAACCACAATCATTAAAGTTGAAAAAGAGGATAAAGAAGCATTACAGAAAGACACCAATGCTAATAAAAGTGCTATTACAGAAGAGATACTTGAAGACGAAGAATCACCGTATATGGCACAAGAAGATGATCGTCATATTGTTACTAGTAATATAACATGGGGccattattttaaataccTTGTACCTACAGCACTTGCTAGCGCAGGAGACATAGGTTTTGGTAATttaagttttaaatatgtTCCTTTAACCATCTATACTATTGTTAAGAGTAGCTCTATTGCCTTTGTATTAATCATAGGTTGTTTAACTGGGGTGGAAAAATTTCACTGGAAATTAGGTACTGTTGTACTTCTAATGTTTCTAGGGGTTGTATTAATGGCTTTTAAACCTGATAATCTGACAGACACTAATGATGGATTTACGATTGGTGTTTTCTTAGTTTTATTAAGTTCTATGTTGAGTGGTTTAAGGTGGGTCTATACACAAatcattttgaaaaaaagagatgCATTAAAGGccgtttctttttcttcttcttcttcttcttctccctcttcttcttcttcttcctccaCTACTAATACTACTGCCACCAAGATTACTAAAAGAGATAAGAAGGAAAACCCCATTTTCACAATATACAGATTAGCACCTATAATGGGTGGaacattaataattacatctttattatttgaaacaCCTGATTTCCACAAAATATGTGAAATATTGTTTACATTAAATACTGGGAAGTTGACTTTAAGGCATTTTATTAAAGGTTGTATAATGTTGGCGTTCCCTGGAATCCAAGTATTTTTTATGACAATTTGTGAGTTTGGAATATTACAAATTGCTTATGTTTTAACATTGAGTATCGCGGGTATTTTGAAAGAACTACTAACTATATTAATATCGATGATTTTGTTAGATGAACACTTAAACGGTTTATACAATTGGTTAGGAATGTTTATTGTACTCGGGGATTtatgttattataattGGTATAGATATACAGAGACTAAAAACACTGTTGATACCATTAATAGCAGTgacaatgatgatgatggtaattatgaaatatataatGAACCGTTATATAATGAGGAGGTTGAATTAATTTCATCAGCGCGGGGAATAGCGATGAATAACACAAGAGAGGTCTTTATGGATGATGGGGGTgtctaa
- the STP1 gene encoding Stp1p (similar to Saccharomyces cerevisiae YDR463W | STP1 | Species-specific tRNA Processing (paralog of YHR006W | STP2)): MANPGLLTTNDNSNNKESFIKRISVGIVRFFTNITNTVIVSKDTKEVKGEKDIKIATAKLTNNNNEQKARKNSADIPIATTNNENIPNNNNNTKNNSPLFPKTINIDSSLAINSTAIPCSMDISTLASPALSTTNCIDTNDNNLGINNVVEFKGCSSSDSSLNRYIASITKQEGTDTNITTATTTTTTNNNNNNFMTTNTPVSPDISTSTANPTTNIPPSDKGAFTEKFVCHYCDAEFRIRGYLTRHIKKHAVQKAYHCPFFDSNASHELKCHSTGGFSRRDTYKTHLKTRHFVYPPGVKPKDRAKSVGKCGLCGAFFTNGELWAENHIENGECPKLPKGFQNQSRKKKRKPHINVTSDSPENKNDTDEIFNSNSRREHASLKMVKTSNGVSRFISSEESYVEPKIFLNKDALEAMAIVVDESISNSPNHTAPVQRLSNNKILLQSDNFKGIQDRSGRLKKRGRKKKAVTLASPNASIATTVTSNSDVSLNSTSSNESLNNKVNGISATNANTMSTGVVKTALGVTDKSNLLGGKYTKNKTNSAVIDEQNSNSSAITSPHINSVSDHSPIDDAGLEKINTSSSLSSNDSMPIVNRDLKHYSENDARNTGIDNNVSTDVPNYEDDYIYEPLDTEQSSLIFLQQQREHPMITTGTSNNNETTYKNSNQDIAINKTLREQMNTITLSERHLRETEQYRKFYNFTMGNM, translated from the coding sequence ATGGCAAATCCAGGTTTATTAACCACCAATGacaacagtaataataaagaatccTTCATTAAGAGGATTTCAGTTGGTATAGTCAGATTTTTCACTAATATTACCAATACTGTCATTGTATCCAAAGATACTAAAGAAGTTAAGGGGGAAAAAGATATCAAGATTGCCACTGCCAAACttaccaacaataacaacgaACAAAAAGCACGTAAAAATAGTGCTGATATACCAATTGCTACtacaaataatgaaaacattcctaataataataataataccaaaaataatagtccATTATTTCCTAAGACTATCAATATTGATTCTTCTTTAGCCATCAATTCAACTGCAATTCCATGTTCTATGGATATTTCAACTTTAGCTTCTCCTGCTTTGTCTACGACCAACTGTATTGAtacaaatgataataatcttggtattaataatgTCGTTGAATTCAAAGGTTGTTCCTCTAGTGACAGTTCATTAAATAGATACATAGCTAGTATTACCAAACAAGAAGGTACTGATACTAATATTACTACCGCCactaccaccaccaccactaataataataataacaacttTATGACAACTAATACGCCCGTTTCTCCAGATATTTCTACCTCTACTGCGAATCCAACAACCAATATCCCTCCATCTGATAAAGGAGCATTTActgaaaaatttgtttgCCATTATTGCGATGCTGAATTTAGAATCAGAGGCTATTTAACTCGTCATATTAAGAAGCATGCTGTTCAAAAAGCCTATCACTGCCCATTCTTTGATTCTAATGCTTCTCATGAATTAAAATGTCATTCCACGGGTGGGTTTAGTAGAAGAGACACCTATAAAACTCATTTGAAAACAAGACACTTTGTATATCCGCCAGGAGTTAAGCCTAAAGATAGAGCCAAGAGCGTTGGGAAATGTGGATTATGTGGTGCGTTCTTCACTAATGGTGAATTATGGGCTGAAAATCATATTGAGAATGGGGAATGTCCTAAATTACCAAAGGGCTTCCAAAACcaatcaagaaaaaaaaagagaaaaccCCATATTAATGTTACTTCCGATTCTccggaaaataaaaatgatacgGATGAAATTTTCAATAGTAATTCTAGAAGGGAACATGCTTCTTTGAAAATGGTCAAAACTAGCAATGGTGTTAGCAGATTTATTTCTAGTGAAGAAAGTTATGTTGAACCAAAGATTTTCCTGAATAAGGATGCTTTAGAAGCTATGGCTATTGTCGTCGATGAAAGTATTTCAAATTCCCCAAACCATACGGCTCCCGTTCAGAGATtaagtaataataagatTTTGCTGCAGTCCGATAATTTTAAAGGTATCCAAGACCGCTCTGGAAGgttaaagaaaagaggTCGCAAGAAGAAGGCTGTTACTCTTGCCAGTCCTAACGCTAGCATTGCTACCACTGTCACTAGCAACAGTGACGTCAGCTTGAATTCTACTAGTAGTAATGAAAGCTTAAATAACAAGGTTAATGGTATTTCCGCTACCAATGCTAACACCATGAGCACTGGAGTTGTTAAAACAGCTTTGGGTGTTACTGATAAATCTAATTTACTTGGGGGAAAATATACCAAGAACAAGACTAATTCTGCTGTTATTGATGAGCAAAATAGTAACTCCAGTGCTATTACAAGTCCACATATAAATTCTGTTTCAGATCATTCTCCTATTGATGATGCTGGTctagaaaaaattaatacttCTTCATCTTTAAGCTCAAATGATTCTATGCCAATTGTAAACCGTGACTTGAAGCATTATTCTGAAAATGATGCCCGTAACACTGGCATTGATAATAACGTCAGTACAGATGTTCCTAATTATGAAGATGACTATATTTATGAGCCATTGGATACTGAACAAAGttctttaatatttttacaacaacaaagagAACATCCCATGATTACTACTGGtacttctaataataatgagaCCACTTATAAGAATTCAAATCAAGATATAGccataaataaaactttaagAGAACAAATGAATACAATAACATTAAGTGAAAGGCATTTAAGGGAAACAGAACAGTATAGaaaattttacaattttacAATGGGAAATATGTAA
- the CMI8 gene encoding Cmi8p (similar to Saccharomyces cerevisiae YDR461C-A | putative protein of unknown function), giving the protein MLPEKTNYEEKDVKKDTSSFVTKSDTKNMPDSPPLYQDILKKDQFNLKNNTNSNSNVKNTGDTFVHYPHPGSNTNFPGGKTTTYYGKIKK; this is encoded by the coding sequence ATGTTACCCGAGAAAACGAACtatgaagaaaaagatgtAAAAAAGGACACTAGTTCTTTTGTCACCAAGAGTGATACTAAAAATATGCCAGATAGTCCACCCTTATATCAAGACattctaaaaaaagatcaattcaatttaaaaaataatactaattctaattctaatgttaaaaatacaGGTGATACCTTCGTTCATTATCCTCACCCTGGTAGCAATACCAATTTCCCAGGAGGCAAAACAACTACATATTATGGCAAAATAAAGAagtaa
- the MRPL28 gene encoding mitochondrial 54S ribosomal protein mL40 (similar to Saccharomyces cerevisiae YDR462W | MRPL28 | Mitochondrial Ribosomal Protein Large subunit): protein MSSRKINKLLLLSPAKALGTNTAISTTSTTFIRGKRTSSKKKTSTLSPAAQRAVTQLSVLSASRKQPKLLKLCNEDLIKHQTIQTCWSEYQKSLREERANRLELQYEAMNEAMELLQEIDPELYALANEGDESNASKKKRFPLEIRVPTDYPPSNIWYYDYKPEVSNDKK, encoded by the coding sequence ATGTCgtcaagaaaaataaataaattactattattatcaccaGCTAAGGCATTGGGCACTAATACCGCTATTTCTACCACCAGTACCACGTTTATCAGAGGTAAAAGAACTTCTagcaaaaagaaaacatcTACATTATCTCCAGCTGCCCAAAGAGCAGTTACTCAATTATCTGTACTAAGTGCCTCTAGAAAACAACCCaaactattaaaattatgCAACGAAGATTTAATTAAGCATCAAACTATCCAAACGTGTTGGAGTGAATACCAAAAATCTCTACGTGAAGAAAGAGCTAATAGGCTAGAATTGCAATATGAAGCCATGAACGAAGCTATGGAATTATTACAAGAGATAGATCCAGAGCTTTATGCATTAGCTAATGAGGGTGATGAATCTAACGCTagcaaaaagaaaagatttcCACTAGAAATTAGAGTTCCAACCGATTATCCGCCATCCAATATTTGgtattatgattataaaCCGGAAGTATCTAATGATAAGAAATAG